The Dissulfurirhabdus thermomarina DNA window CACCGCCGGGCCCTGGCCTGGGGGCGGCGCCGGGTGGTGGTGGAGATCCGGCGCTGAACCGGTCAGCCCTCCGCCGGGGACGAGGCCAGCTTTCGGTTGAGGAACTCGCACTCCTTGGGAGAGAGATCGAAGCGTTCCTCGGCCTCCCGGAGGACCGCATCCCGGCTGCGTTCGGGGTGCTCCCGGCAGACCTGGGCGATCCACTTCACGGCCTTGCGAAGCTTTTCGCCGTGAGGCAGGAGTTCTTCGGTGGTCATGGCATCTCCTCAGTAGTCGCGCGCCAGGAGCGCGTTGAGCCCCCAGATCTCGAGGCCCCGGTGGCGGAGGCCGGTGACGAGCGTCTCGAGGAGGTGTTCCATGCGGGTGCCGTCCGCCCCGTCCCCGGCCAGGGCCAGGATGTCGCCGGGACGGACGCGGCGGAGGCCCCGGGCGGAGGCATCGGCCGGCGTGGTCACCCGGAGGGAGGGATTCAGCACCACCAGGCCCATTCCGCGGGCCTCCTCGCACAGCCGCCAGTCCTTCCATCCGCGGGGGGGCATGAGGAACCGCGGGGGACGCCGAAGGGTCTCGGCGACGCGGTGGACCACCGGCCCCAGGAGGCGGCGGAGGGTTCGGCGCCGCCGGAAGATCAAGGGGGCCTGGCTGGCGCCCTGGACGCCGATCTCGAAGCCCCGGAGGGCCTTCATGGCCGCCGGGTGCGCCAGGATCCGCCGGCCTTCCAGGAAGAAGGCGGCCGGGGCGGCCA harbors:
- a CDS encoding polysaccharide deacetylase family protein; its protein translation is MDPRLLGIAAAGVGAGVAGGLLYQVFSMRATLGGRVITHGPRNRPAVALVFDRSPSRHTEALCTRLHELAAPAAFFLEGRRILAHPAAMKALRGFEIGVQGASQAPLIFRRRRTLRRLLGPVVHRVAETLRRPPRFLMPPRGWKDWRLCEEARGMGLVVLNPSLRVTTPADASARGLRRVRPGDILALAGDGADGTRMEHLLETLVTGLRHRGLEIWGLNALLARDY